GACCTGCGGGTCTGTGCTCGTCAGCTCCACGCTCGTGAAGTAGTCGGTGTTGACGGTGGCCGAACCGTCGGCGGCGATCCGGAACGCGCGCGGCATCGTGGACCGCATCAGGGAGCCGACGTCGCCGGTGTTGCCGTCGATGTGCAGCGAGTTGAAGTTCGGTGGGAAGTCGTTGAGCGCCAACCGGAGGTTGCCGCCCTGCCGCAGGTTGGCGACGTCCTGCGGGTTGATGTCGTTGGTGGTGCCGACCTCCGCGGATCCGCCCGCCGGCGGCGCCTCCTGGTTGCTGCCCGAGCAGGCGGACAGGGTCAGGGCAGCGATCACAGTTGCTACAGCTAGGCGTCGGATCCTCATGCGCACAGACTCTAGCTGCGTTTCACCTCTGGCTGAGGAACTGCAGCAAGCAACCGGCGGGTGTAGTCGTGCTGCGGGCTGTTGAACACCTGGTCACCGTCGCCCTGCTCGACGATCGAACCCTTGTACATCACCGCCACCCGGTGGGCGAGATGCTTGATGACCGACAGGTCGTGGGAGACGAAGAGGTAGGACAGGTCGAACCGCTGCTGCAGGTCGAGCAGGAGGTTGATGATGCCCGCCTGGATCGACACGTCGAGCGCCGACACGGGCTCGTCGAGCGCGAGGATCTTGGGCTGCGTGGCCAACGCCCGCGCGATCCCGATGCGCTGCTTCTGACCGCCGGAGAACTCCGCCGGGTAGCGGCTGGCATCCTCCCGTTGCAGTCCGACGATGCCGAGCAGCTCCGCCACCCTGTCGTCGATTCTATTCTTGTCGAAGCCGTTGGCGCTCAACGGTTCTGAGAGGACATCGAACACGGGGAGCCGAGGATCCAGTGACGCGACCGGATCCTGGAAGACGACCTGCAGGTCGCCGCGCAGCTCGCGGCGACCGCGCCGATCCAGCGTCGCAACGTCGTGGCCGAGCACCTCGATCGACCCCGACTGCGGGGCGGTCAGCCCAAGCACCTGGTGCAACGTCGTCGTCTTGCCCGAGCCGGATTCACCGACGATGCCCAGCGTGCGGCCCCGCTGCAGTTCGAAGCTGACGCCGTCGACCGCACGCACCTCGCCGACGTGCCTGCGGAACACCACGCCCTTGGTCAGCTGGTACGTCTTGACGAGGTCGCGGACGCGCAGCACGACCGACGAGTCCGGGACCTCTGCGCGGGTGGGCGGTTCGGTGGACATGCCGTAGATCTGCGCGGCGCTGCGGCCGGCGACCTGGTCGGTCCGGATGCACGCGGCAGTGTGGTCGGGGCCCATCTCGAGCAGGTCAGGCTCCTCGGCGCGGCAGTCGTCGATGGCGAGCGGGCAGCGCGGGGCGAACGGGCAGCCGGGTGGCAGCGCGGCCATCGACGGCGGGGCGCCGGGAATGGGCACCAGCCGCGACCCCTGCGCGGCGTCCAGCCGGGGGACCGAGCCGAGAAGTCCCGCGGTATAGGGCATCCGGCGGTCGCGGTACAGCTCGGCGACGGTCGCGATCTCGACGGGCCGCCCGGCGTACATCACCAATGCGCGGTCGGCGAACTCGGCGACGACCCCGAGATCGTGAGTGATGATCAGCACGCCGGCGCCGGTGACGTCCCGCGCGGTCTTGAGGACGTCGAGGATCTGCGCCTGCACCGTGACGTCGAGCGCGGTGGTCGGCTCGTCGCAGATCAGCAGATCGGGGTCGTTCGCGATCGCGATCGCGATGACCACCCGTTGCCGCTCGCCGCCGGACAACTCGTGTGGAAACGACCGCGCCCGGCGCTCCGGCTGGGCGATGCCGACGAGTTCGAGGAGTTCCACGGCACGGGCCCTGGCCGCCCGGCGGGTGACGTCGCGCTGGTGGACCTCGATCGCCTCGGCGATCTGATCGCCGACGGTGTAGACGGGGGTCAGCGCCGACATCGGATCCTGGAAGACCGTGCCGATCTTCTTGCCGCGTATCTCGGACATCCGTTGATCCGACAACCCGATGAGTTCGCCTCCGTGCAGTTTGATGGAGCCGGACACCGTCGCGTATTCGGGCAGCAGGCCGACGACGGCCATCGCGCTGGCCGACTTGCCGGCACCAGACTCTCCGACCAGGGCGACGACTTCACGCGGGTTGACGTCAAAGTTCATGCCGCGCACCGCATTCACCGGGTCGGCGTCGGTGGGGAAGGCGACGGTGAGGTCGCGTACCTCCAGCAGGCTCACTTGCGTCGCCCCCGCAACTGCCTTGCGCTGGGATCGAGCGCGTCGCGCAGTCCGTCGCCGACGAGGTTGGCCCACAGGATGATCAACACGAGAACGCCTGCAGGGAACAGGAATAGCCACGGGAAGGTGGTCGCGGATTTGGTGCCGTCGGCGATCAGGGTGCCCAGCGACACGTCGGGCGGCTGGATGCCGAAGCCCAGGTAGCTCAGGCCCGTCTCGGCGAGGACCGCAACGCCGACGTTGAGCGCGGTGTCGATGATGATGATCGACGCGACGTTCGGGATGATGTGCCGAAGGATGATTCGCGTATTGCTGACGCCCATATACCTTGCGGCAGCGATGAATTCGCGGTCGCGAAGGCTCATCGTCATACCCCGCACGATGCGGGAGCTGATCATCCAGCTGAACGCGGCCAGCAGCACGATCAACCAGAGAATGTCACCTTTGGTGCGCTGCACGACAATCGAGATGAGCAGGAAGCTCGGCACCACCAGCATGAGGTCGACGAGCCACATCAGGGTGCGGTCGCGCCAGCTGCCGAAGTAGCCCGCGATCGCGCCGACGGTCGCCGCGATCACCGTCGAGATGAACGCCACGCAGACACCGATCAGCATGGATTTCTGCATACCGCGCAGGGTTTGGGCCAACAGATCCTGGCCGAGCGCGTTGGTGCCGAACCAGTGATCGACCGTCGGTGGCTGCTGCAGCGCGAAGTAGTCGAGATCGCTGTAGCTGTACGGCAGCAGGGGCGGCAGGGCGTAGCAGGCGACGAACATCAGGGCCAGCAGCACCAGGGACGCCACCGCCGGTTTGTTGCGCAGGAACCGACGCATCACCAGGGTGCGTCGCGACGCGAAACCTGCGACGTCGACGCCGGACTGCGCGATCGTCGATGTTTCCTCGGTTACCGGTTCGCTCATCAGACTCGGACTCTCGGGTCGAGCGCCGCGTAGACGATGTCGGAAAGCAGACCCGCGAGCAGGATCATGACGGCCGACAGCATGGTGATCGCCGCGACGATGTTGATGTCCTGGGTGAGGATGCCGGTCACCACCCACTCGCCGACGCCGTGCCAGCCGAAGATCTTCTCGGTGAACACCGCGCCGGTGACCAGGCCTGCGACGCTGTAGGCGAACAGCGTTGCCATCGGGATCAACGCCGTGCGCAGGCCGTGCTTGAACAGGGCGCGCCGCCTCGTCAGCCCCTTGGCGCGGGCGGTGCGGATGAAGTCCTGACCGAGGACGTCCAACATCGCGTTGCGTTGGTAGCGGCTGTATACGGCGATGGCTCCCAGCGCCAACGTGAACGTCGGCAACACCAGATGCTGAAGCCGGTCGACGAACTGGTTCCAGGCGCCTCCGATCGCGTCCGGTGACGTCTCTCCGGTGTATTCGAAGAGTTGAAAGCCCAGCACGTTGTTGACGCCGAGTGCCGACAGAATCAGGAGATTGGCCATCACGAAGGTCGGTGTGCTGATGACCAACAGTGAGAGCACGGTGATGACTCGGTCACTGAGGCGGTACTGCCTGACAGCCCCCCATGCGCCCGCGACCACGCCGATGATGGTCCCGACCACCGAGCCGATGACGAGCAGCCGCAGGCTGACTCCGACTCGCCGCCACAGTTCCTCCGAGACCGGCTGCCCGCCGACGGTCGTGCCGAAGTCGCCGCGGATCGCCCCGGCTGCCCAGTGCAGGTAGGCCTGCAGCGGAGGCTTGTCCAGACCGAGTTCGACGCGTTTGGCCTCGATGACGGTCTGCGGGGGGCGCGGGTTGCGGCTTTCCAGGCTTTCGAGGGGATCGAATTGGTACCAGGCGAGCAGGAACACGAACAACGACGCCAGTGCCAGCAGCACCAAGTAGTTGAGCAGCCGGCGCGCGAGGAAGCGCGTCATCCGGTGGGTCCACACGTGGGCTGCATGCGCACAGGTTAAGAGATGCGGGCGGCTGAGCTCTGGACAACCCGCAGGTGGCGTCCAGCGCATCTTCAGATCCGGCGCGTTCAGTGGTATTGAACTGCATTTTCACGGTGGCTGCGGCGCTGCAGAAACACTCGCGCGAGAGAGGGAACGTGAGATGGGTAGTCACAAAAGGAGCAAGTCCCGGGGGGACCTCAGGGTCTGCCTGGCCACGATCGGTGCCAGCGCCGTGGTCGCGATGGCCGCGATCGGTCTGATCGTCGCGCAGGAGCACGACGGCGCCGCGGTGGCGAAGTCATCGTCGATGACAGTCGGCTCGACGAGCACGCAGACCACGCCGCCGAAGGCGCCGACTGTCGGCATCGCCAAACCCCTCATGAAGGGTCCCGCACCGCTGCCTTCCGAGGAGGAGGCCGCCAAGTAGTCGTTTCACCTCTGTCCACTTCGGTTACCCAAAGGTGTAGGGGTCAGCGTTGACCCCGTCATGCACTGTTCACGAAGACCGAATGGAGAGGTCAGGGTGGAATCGAAGCAGTTGAAGCTGGGCGCGGCCACGTTGGGCACCAGCGCCCTGCTCGCAATGGGCATCTTCGGCATATCGGCGAGCGGCGTGAGTTCGGCTCAAGACGAGACCGACCCCCCGCCGCCTGGTCCGGTCACCACTTCGGAGATCACGACCGGCGAAACCATCACCGAAACCGTGGCGCCCGAGGCTCCCGAGACCACGGCCGCGACGCCGCCGATCACCACTCCACCCGAGACCGCTGCGACAGG
The nucleotide sequence above comes from Mycolicibacterium moriokaense. Encoded proteins:
- a CDS encoding ABC transporter permease; amino-acid sequence: MSEPVTEETSTIAQSGVDVAGFASRRTLVMRRFLRNKPAVASLVLLALMFVACYALPPLLPYSYSDLDYFALQQPPTVDHWFGTNALGQDLLAQTLRGMQKSMLIGVCVAFISTVIAATVGAIAGYFGSWRDRTLMWLVDLMLVVPSFLLISIVVQRTKGDILWLIVLLAAFSWMISSRIVRGMTMSLRDREFIAAARYMGVSNTRIILRHIIPNVASIIIIDTALNVGVAVLAETGLSYLGFGIQPPDVSLGTLIADGTKSATTFPWLFLFPAGVLVLIILWANLVGDGLRDALDPSARQLRGRRK
- a CDS encoding ABC transporter permease, producing MTRFLARRLLNYLVLLALASLFVFLLAWYQFDPLESLESRNPRPPQTVIEAKRVELGLDKPPLQAYLHWAAGAIRGDFGTTVGGQPVSEELWRRVGVSLRLLVIGSVVGTIIGVVAGAWGAVRQYRLSDRVITVLSLLVISTPTFVMANLLILSALGVNNVLGFQLFEYTGETSPDAIGGAWNQFVDRLQHLVLPTFTLALGAIAVYSRYQRNAMLDVLGQDFIRTARAKGLTRRRALFKHGLRTALIPMATLFAYSVAGLVTGAVFTEKIFGWHGVGEWVVTGILTQDINIVAAITMLSAVMILLAGLLSDIVYAALDPRVRV
- a CDS encoding dipeptide ABC transporter ATP-binding protein, with product MSLLEVRDLTVAFPTDADPVNAVRGMNFDVNPREVVALVGESGAGKSASAMAVVGLLPEYATVSGSIKLHGGELIGLSDQRMSEIRGKKIGTVFQDPMSALTPVYTVGDQIAEAIEVHQRDVTRRAARARAVELLELVGIAQPERRARSFPHELSGGERQRVVIAIAIANDPDLLICDEPTTALDVTVQAQILDVLKTARDVTGAGVLIITHDLGVVAEFADRALVMYAGRPVEIATVAELYRDRRMPYTAGLLGSVPRLDAAQGSRLVPIPGAPPSMAALPPGCPFAPRCPLAIDDCRAEEPDLLEMGPDHTAACIRTDQVAGRSAAQIYGMSTEPPTRAEVPDSSVVLRVRDLVKTYQLTKGVVFRRHVGEVRAVDGVSFELQRGRTLGIVGESGSGKTTTLHQVLGLTAPQSGSIEVLGHDVATLDRRGRRELRGDLQVVFQDPVASLDPRLPVFDVLSEPLSANGFDKNRIDDRVAELLGIVGLQREDASRYPAEFSGGQKQRIGIARALATQPKILALDEPVSALDVSIQAGIINLLLDLQQRFDLSYLFVSHDLSVIKHLAHRVAVMYKGSIVEQGDGDQVFNSPQHDYTRRLLAAVPQPEVKRS